The following proteins are encoded in a genomic region of Streptococcus cristatus AS 1.3089:
- the mgtA gene encoding magnesium-translocating P-type ATPase — protein MKTVKERLVAALQLPVQETLAFYKTSFRGLTEEQVEENRDLYGENIITKGQEDSILKKIYESIINPFTVILLVIALVSLMTNVWLAKPGEEDPTTSIIIVVLVLISGGIRFIQELRSDRAASNLSRLIVNTATVIREGAEQELPIDELVVGDIIKLSAGDMIPADVLLLDSRDFFVQQSGLTGESDAVEKLCLNKADGQNFNSLLETESLAFMGTNVISGRATALVLVVGDETMMGAIEQTLNTYDEPTSFEREMNSISWLLIRLMLVMVPVVFFINGLADGDWLEAGVFALSVGVGLTPEMLPMIITASLAKGSIIMAQEKVVIKKLNAIQDLGAIDILCTDKTGTLTQDEIVLEYPLDIHGDLDLAVLRRAFLNSYYQTGLKNLMDRAIINRTEKEAEKHEIVRDLDQTFKKIDELPFDFERRRMSVIVKDDEDVISMVTKGALEEMLAISSYVEYKNRITELTEEIRQEILAEVAQLNEQGLRVLGVSYKSDLEEDYDYEVKDESDMILTGYLAFLDPPKPSAAPAIETLAEYGVATKILTGDNEKVTQAVCEKVGLDVENILLGVEVDTLSDEELSQAVEDTTVFAKLSPDQKARIILQLKANGHKVGYMGDGINDAPSMKVADVGISVDTAVDIAKETADVILLDKDLMVLEKGLVEGRKVYANMTKYIKMTVSSNFGNIFSLLFASIFLPFLPMAPVHLIVLNLVYDLSCIALPFDNVDSEFLKKPHIWSASSITRFMAWIGPISSVFDVLTYLVLYFIIVPMLTGGNYQAGTEQAAIFITLFQTGWFIESMWTQTMVIYMLRSPKLPFVQSRPALSVIVTTMAAALFVTSLPYSLFASVLKTAPLNGTYFLFLFLIIVLYMISVTFVKGLYIKRYKEWL, from the coding sequence ATGAAAACAGTAAAAGAAAGATTAGTTGCTGCTCTGCAGCTTCCTGTACAAGAAACTCTGGCATTTTACAAGACTTCCTTTCGGGGCCTGACAGAAGAGCAGGTCGAAGAAAATCGTGATCTCTATGGTGAAAATATTATCACAAAGGGTCAGGAAGACTCCATTCTAAAGAAAATTTACGAGTCTATTATTAACCCCTTTACAGTCATCTTATTGGTGATTGCCCTCGTGTCTTTAATGACAAATGTCTGGCTGGCCAAGCCTGGTGAGGAAGATCCGACGACTTCCATTATTATTGTCGTTCTGGTGCTGATTTCCGGCGGCATCCGTTTTATTCAGGAATTGCGGAGCGACCGCGCTGCTAGCAATCTATCTCGGCTGATTGTCAACACAGCTACGGTTATCCGAGAAGGAGCAGAGCAGGAACTTCCGATTGATGAGCTTGTTGTAGGAGACATCATCAAGCTTAGTGCTGGAGACATGATTCCCGCAGATGTCTTGCTGCTGGATTCCCGCGATTTCTTTGTACAACAGTCTGGCCTAACAGGGGAAAGTGACGCAGTAGAAAAGCTCTGTTTGAACAAGGCGGATGGGCAAAATTTCAATAGCCTTTTAGAAACAGAGTCGCTGGCCTTTATGGGAACCAATGTTATTTCTGGGAGAGCCACGGCCCTGGTGCTGGTGGTTGGTGATGAGACTATGATGGGTGCTATTGAGCAGACATTGAACACCTACGATGAGCCAACCTCTTTTGAGCGCGAGATGAATAGCATTTCTTGGCTCTTGATTCGTTTGATGCTGGTCATGGTGCCAGTTGTGTTCTTCATCAACGGGCTGGCAGACGGCGACTGGTTGGAAGCAGGTGTCTTTGCCCTCAGCGTTGGAGTCGGCCTGACGCCAGAAATGCTGCCTATGATTATCACGGCGAGCTTAGCTAAAGGTTCTATTATCATGGCTCAGGAAAAGGTCGTGATTAAAAAACTGAATGCCATCCAAGACTTAGGAGCGATTGATATCCTTTGTACGGATAAGACGGGCACACTGACCCAAGACGAGATTGTGTTAGAATACCCATTGGATATTCATGGTGATTTGGACTTAGCAGTGCTCCGTCGTGCCTTTCTCAATTCTTATTATCAAACCGGTCTCAAAAATCTCATGGATCGGGCTATTATTAACCGGACGGAGAAAGAAGCAGAAAAACATGAGATTGTCCGTGATCTAGACCAAACTTTTAAGAAAATTGATGAATTGCCTTTTGACTTTGAACGCCGCCGCATGAGTGTCATCGTCAAGGATGATGAGGATGTCATCAGCATGGTGACCAAGGGGGCCTTGGAGGAAATGCTGGCCATCTCTAGCTATGTAGAATACAAGAACCGCATTACGGAACTGACTGAAGAGATTCGTCAGGAAATCCTTGCTGAAGTGGCTCAACTCAATGAGCAAGGGCTGCGCGTGCTTGGTGTTAGCTACAAGTCAGACCTAGAAGAAGATTACGACTATGAAGTGAAGGATGAGTCCGACATGATTTTGACGGGCTATCTAGCTTTTCTGGATCCGCCTAAGCCATCTGCAGCTCCAGCCATTGAAACTTTGGCTGAGTATGGCGTTGCTACTAAGATTTTGACGGGCGATAATGAAAAGGTTACTCAGGCAGTCTGTGAAAAGGTGGGCCTTGATGTAGAAAATATATTGCTAGGCGTTGAGGTAGATACTTTATCTGATGAGGAATTAAGCCAGGCAGTAGAGGATACAACAGTTTTTGCCAAGCTCTCACCTGACCAAAAAGCACGGATTATCCTCCAGCTCAAAGCCAATGGCCATAAGGTCGGCTATATGGGTGATGGCATCAATGATGCGCCTTCTATGAAAGTAGCAGATGTCGGTATTTCTGTTGATACAGCTGTCGATATTGCTAAGGAAACGGCAGATGTCATTTTGCTGGATAAGGACCTTATGGTTCTAGAGAAAGGGCTGGTAGAGGGACGCAAGGTCTATGCCAATATGACCAAGTATATCAAGATGACGGTCAGTTCCAACTTTGGGAATATCTTTTCTCTCCTCTTTGCCAGTATCTTTTTGCCATTTCTGCCTATGGCACCAGTTCATTTGATTGTCCTCAATCTGGTTTATGATTTGTCTTGTATAGCTCTGCCATTTGATAATGTGGACAGTGAATTTCTCAAGAAGCCTCATATTTGGTCAGCTAGCTCCATCACCCGCTTTATGGCTTGGATCGGGCCTATCTCATCCGTTTTTGATGTTTTGACCTATCTGGTGCTTTACTTTATTATTGTGCCTATGCTGACTGGTGGAAATTATCAAGCTGGTACTGAGCAGGCAGCAATTTTTATCACTCTTTTCCAAACAGGCTGGTTTATTGAGTCTATGTGGACCCAGACCATGGTCATCTATATGCTGCGTTCGCCTAAGCTGCCTTTTGTGCAAAGCCGTCCTGCCCTTTCCGTCATTGTGACGACCATGGCGGCTGCGCTCTTTGTTACTTCCTTGCCATACAGCCTCTTTGCGTCAGTTCTGAAGACTGCCCCGCTCAATGGCACCTATTTCCTTTTCCTTTTCTTGATTATCGTGCTTTATATGATTAGTGTAACCTTTGTGAAAGGCCTTTATATCAAGCGTTACAAGGAATGGCTGTAG